The Gemmatimonadota bacterium genome contains the following window.
GAGCCGTGCTCCAGGGGCCCGCGCGCGCGCAGGTCGGCGGCGTCATCGACCGGGTCGTCGCCGAGGAAGGCGAGACGGTGGCCCCCGGCGATCCCATCGTCTTCCTGCGCAGCGAGGACCGGCAGCGGGACCTCCTGACCGCCGAGGGCGATCTGGCGGTCGCGCGTCGCCAGGCCCTGGCCGCCGAGGCCGGGAACGACGCGCTCGGCGCGTCGCTCGCCAGGGTGCGCGCCACGGAGGCCAGCCAGACCCTGGCGGTGCTGCGGCGCCAGGAAGAGTGGAGCACCGTGCGCGCGTCCAACGGGGGGATCGTGCTGACTCCGCGCATGAACGAGCGCGTCGGCGTCCGCGTCGCCGTCGGGGAGCCGGTCGCCTGGGTCGGGGACCCCGACTGGATGGAGGCGGAGCTCGAGATAAACCAGGCCGACATAGCCCTGGTCGACCTGGACGACAGGGTGCGGCTGCGGGTCGGGGCCTATCCCTCGGTCACCTACGAGGGAACGGTCACCGCGGTCGCGCCGCGCGTGGACCCGCTCGCGGAGGCCGGCACCTTCACCGTGCGCGCCGTCCTGGACAACCGCGCCGGTCTCCTGCGCCCGGGCATGGATGCGCGCGCCAAGGTGCTTACCGAATCCCGCCCGCTATGGGTGGTGCTCTTCCGCCGTCCGTGGCGGGGAGCTCGCATGGGACTCTGGTGGTGGCTACCCCTATGATGAAATCACGCCGTTGGGCGGTGCTGCTGGCGACCCTCTGGATGCCCGGGTGCGGCACCCAGGTGGAGGCGGACGAAGATGCGGTCGACGCGGTGGTCGCGGCCGCGGCGCTCTCGTCCGTCGACGCCGAGGCCGGCTACGTTGGGCCCCTCGAAGGGGCCCCGTCGCCCGAGATGGGGCCGCCCGAGGACGCCACGGGCAGCCTGTACACGGTGCTGTACTCGGAGCGCGACGCCGAGATCCGCGCGCGCCGGGACGGACACGTCCGCAACGTGGGCGCCGAGATCGGCGACCGCGTCGGCACGGGACAGCGGCTGGCGCTGCTGGAGAGCGACGAGGAGGAGGCCGCCGTGGCCTCCGCCAAGGCGGCGGTGGAGTACGCGCGCCTCCAGGAGGAGAGAACCCGCGCTCTCGCCGAGGACGACCTGACCACGCGCGCGGAGCTGGAGGCGGCAACCTACGGTCTGCGCGCCGCCGAGGCCGCGCTGCAGGACGCGATCGCGAAGCTCCAGCGAACGCGCGTCCGGGCTCCCTTCGGCGGGGTCGTCACGCGCCGGTTCGTGCGGCTCGGGTCGTACGTGGAGGAGGGCGACCCGCTGTTCCGCGTGACCGTGCTCCGACCCCTGCGGGCGCTGGTCCGAGTGCCCGAGGCCGTGGCCGTCTCCATCGAGCCCGGGCTGGCGCTGGTGCTGGAGGCCGTCGACGGAACGCGGGTGGGCGGCAGCGTCGCGCGCGTGGCGCCCGCGGTAGACCCGGCGAGCGGGACCGTCGACGTGCTCCTGGACGTCCCCGACCCCGGTACGCTCCGTCCCGGCTCCTCGGTGCGCGTGCTTCCGACGCCGCGATGACGCACGAGCGTCCCCGCATGCAGCCCGGGCTCACGTACGTCGAGCAGACGTCCGAGGGTAAGACGTCGTTCGTCGTCAAGGACCCGGTCAAGCTGCGCTACTTCCGCTTCGGCGACGTGGAGGCGTGGCTCATGCGCCGCATGGACGGGACGCGCACGCTGGAACAGATCGCTACCGAGCTCGGCTCCGAGAAGGGCATCGACGCGGGGGCGTCCGCGCTCGCTCCTTTTGTTGCTCGGCTTAAGGAGATGGGCCTCGCGCAGCGCACGGCGGGAGAACGGCGGGCCGTGCTCGCCGAGGCGCTCCGCCGGGAGCGGCGCATGAAGCTGTCGGGCCACGGCGACACGCTCCTGCGCATGCGCTTTTCGATGGGCGACCCCGACGCCTTGTTCGACCGCTGGGTGGACCGCCTGGCGTTCTTCTACAGTCCGGCGTTCCTGGCGATCTCGGTCGTGACGTTCACGGTGTACGTGCTCGTCGTGGCGACGCACTGGGCCGAGTTCTCAGCGGGGGTCCTCGCCATGTACGACCCCTCCTTCTACTCCCCCGGCACTATCGTCGTCCTCTACGGTGCGGTCGCACTCATCATCCTCATCCACGAGCTGGGTCACGGGCTCACGTGCAAGCGCTTCGGCGGCGAGGTGCACGAGATGGGGGCGATGCTGTTCTACTTCTCGCCCTCCTTCTACTGCAACGTCAACGACGCCTGGACCTTCGAGTCGCGTTCCGAGCGGCTCTGGGTGACGTTCGCGGGGGGTTGGATCCAACTCGTGGTTGCGGGCCTGGCCGCCGTAGTCTGGATCCTGACCCAGCCCGGCACCCTCGCCAACCAGGTCGCGTTCCTGTCGCTGCTGTTCGCCGGCGGCATCGTCCTGCTCCTGAACTTCAACCCGCTGATCCCGCTCGACGGCTACTACGCGCTCATGGACTGGCTGGAGATCCCGAACCTCCGGCCGCGAGCCTTCGGCTACCTGTCGGCGTGGCTGAAGAGCCGCGTCCTGCGCATGGACGTGCAGGTGCCGGCGGCGACGGACCGTGAGCGGCGGGTGTTCCTCGCGTACGGAATCCTGTCGGTCGTCTACATGACGGTTTTGCTGACCTCGATCGGGCTGCTGTTCGGACGATTCCTCGTGCGCCAATGGGGCGGGTGGGGCTGGGCGACGCTGGCAGGGGGTGTCTGGTTCGGGGGACGCAGGCCGCTCGGAGCGATGTTCCGCGTGGGGCGCGTATGGGTGCGGAATCACCTCGCCAACCCCACCGTGCGGCGCTGGCTGGCGGGATCCACGGCCGTGATCGTGGTTCTGATCGCCGTAGCGTTCGTGGCGCCGTGGACGATTCACGCGCGCGGCCAGGCGCTGGTCGAGCCGACCGTCAGGACCTGGCTGCGGGCCCCCGAAGCGGCTCGCGTCGACGCCGTCCTGGCGCGGGAGGGCCAGCACGTACGGCGCGGGCAGCCGGTCGTCAGGATGCGCGCGGACGGGCTGGACGTATCTCTCGCGACCGCGCGCGCCAGCGTGGGGGCGCTCGAGCGCGAAGTGGCCGCCGCTCGCGGCAGCACGCGCAGGCTTCGCGCGGCCGAGTTGGCTCTGGAGAGCCGGCGTCGGGATCTCGCGGTGCTGGAGGACCGTGCCGCCAGGCTCACGCTGGCGGCCCCGTTCGACGCCGTGGTCGTGACGCCCCACACGGACATGCTGCGGGGCGCCGGCGCAGAGCGCGGGGAGGAGCTGATCGAGCTGTGGGCGCCCATTCCGATCCGACTCCGGATCCTGCTGGATCAGCGGGACGTGGCGGACGTGGAGGCGGGGGACCCCGTAGTCGTCCGCTTCGCGTCGTGGCCGGGCGCCGACTTTCAGGGAGTGGTCGCGAGCGTGCGCGCGGCGAGCGCCCGCGGCACGGTGGAGGTGCTGGCCACGCTGGCCGACCCCGACCGCGTGCTCCGCCCCGGGCTGCACGGGCTGGCCAAGATCGAGGCGCGGCGCGTCACCGTCGCGCAAGCGGCCGTGCGTTCCGCGCGCCGCATGATCCGGGTGGATTGGCTCCTGTGAGCACCGCGCAAAGCTTGTCGGTGCGGCGGGGCCTGAACGGGTATCTGCACGCGAACCCCGAGGCGCGGGAGACCCTCGGCCGGATCGCGATCGCGCGCGCCTATCCGAAGGGCAACGTGCTTTTCTGCCACGGCGACGCGTGCACGGCGCTCGGTCTGGTGGAGTCTGGCCGGGTCAAGGTCGCGTTGATGAACGACGACGGGCGCGAAGTAGCCCTGGAGATAGTGAGGGAAGGACACCTGCTGGGGATCGACGCGCTGTTCACGGGGCGGGTGTACGTGGGCACCGCGATCACACTCTGCGACTCCCGCGTCGCGCGCATTCCCGCCGACGCTTTCCTCGGCTGGCTGGCGGAGTTTCCGGGGGCGTCGCGGGCGCTGCTGGGCGAGCTCGCGGCGGAGGTCCGGCACGCGTACGAAAAGATCGGCGAAATCGCCCTGCTTCCCGTGAAGCGTCGCCTGCTCATGGCCCTTCTGGAGATCGCGCGCTCCGAAGGCGAGGAGTGCCGGTCCGGGCAGGTGGAGTTCGTCCGGCCCACCCACAAGGAGTTGGCCGAGCTCGTCGGATCCACCCGGGTGGTCATCTCGCGCATGATGAAGGAGCTCATGGAGGAGGAAGGGATGCTGGCGGAGTACGGCAACGTGATCCGGGTCCACCTGGAGGACCTCGTCCTGGACGATTTCGGCTGATCACGAGCCTCTACGGGCCCGAGAATGGGTGTAACCCACGTCACATCGAACGCGTACCCCAGGCGATTTCGCGCCCAGCCCGGGATCCACATCTTGAACGAGCCGATGGAGAAAGGCAGATCGGCTCGGCGCCTTCGGGGCGCCGCTGAAAACCCCCAGCAGGGAGTCGACGATGGAGAAGCACAACGAGCCCGTACGGATCGAGTTGACGGAAGAGCAGCGCAACAAGATTCGCCAGGCGACCGGCAAGGACGCCAACGCTATCGAGTTCTCCGCCGAAGAGCTCGAAGAGCGCGTGGCCCCGATCAAGCTGCCGGGCACGGGCGCCTGATCGTCGCCCACGCGGCCGGCTGACGCCGGCCGGCCACACCTCCGAGCCCCGCGGTGGAGCCA
Protein-coding sequences here:
- a CDS encoding Crp/Fnr family transcriptional regulator, with amino-acid sequence MSTAQSLSVRRGLNGYLHANPEARETLGRIAIARAYPKGNVLFCHGDACTALGLVESGRVKVALMNDDGREVALEIVREGHLLGIDALFTGRVYVGTAITLCDSRVARIPADAFLGWLAEFPGASRALLGELAAEVRHAYEKIGEIALLPVKRRLLMALLEIARSEGEECRSGQVEFVRPTHKELAELVGSTRVVISRMMKELMEEEGMLAEYGNVIRVHLEDLVLDDFG
- a CDS encoding HlyD family efflux transporter periplasmic adaptor subunit is translated as MTHERPRMQPGLTYVEQTSEGKTSFVVKDPVKLRYFRFGDVEAWLMRRMDGTRTLEQIATELGSEKGIDAGASALAPFVARLKEMGLAQRTAGERRAVLAEALRRERRMKLSGHGDTLLRMRFSMGDPDALFDRWVDRLAFFYSPAFLAISVVTFTVYVLVVATHWAEFSAGVLAMYDPSFYSPGTIVVLYGAVALIILIHELGHGLTCKRFGGEVHEMGAMLFYFSPSFYCNVNDAWTFESRSERLWVTFAGGWIQLVVAGLAAVVWILTQPGTLANQVAFLSLLFAGGIVLLLNFNPLIPLDGYYALMDWLEIPNLRPRAFGYLSAWLKSRVLRMDVQVPAATDRERRVFLAYGILSVVYMTVLLTSIGLLFGRFLVRQWGGWGWATLAGGVWFGGRRPLGAMFRVGRVWVRNHLANPTVRRWLAGSTAVIVVLIAVAFVAPWTIHARGQALVEPTVRTWLRAPEAARVDAVLAREGQHVRRGQPVVRMRADGLDVSLATARASVGALEREVAAARGSTRRLRAAELALESRRRDLAVLEDRAARLTLAAPFDAVVVTPHTDMLRGAGAERGEELIELWAPIPIRLRILLDQRDVADVEAGDPVVVRFASWPGADFQGVVASVRAASARGTVEVLATLADPDRVLRPGLHGLAKIEARRVTVAQAAVRSARRMIRVDWLL
- a CDS encoding efflux RND transporter periplasmic adaptor subunit, whose protein sequence is MMKSRRWAVLLATLWMPGCGTQVEADEDAVDAVVAAAALSSVDAEAGYVGPLEGAPSPEMGPPEDATGSLYTVLYSERDAEIRARRDGHVRNVGAEIGDRVGTGQRLALLESDEEEAAVASAKAAVEYARLQEERTRALAEDDLTTRAELEAATYGLRAAEAALQDAIAKLQRTRVRAPFGGVVTRRFVRLGSYVEEGDPLFRVTVLRPLRALVRVPEAVAVSIEPGLALVLEAVDGTRVGGSVARVAPAVDPASGTVDVLLDVPDPGTLRPGSSVRVLPTPR